In one Leptospiraceae bacterium genomic region, the following are encoded:
- a CDS encoding sigma-54-dependent Fis family transcriptional regulator: MKNPGNKKKEQEILGISNSIRHLKERIIKHPSPNLHTLINGEEGTGRDYVAEILYRRFEHSHPIFYKIDTYSLEDELNLLILKLDKEKKIQKKRGENPTIDSLCLYLDSIENMSEKEQNVLYRLLDRGLFLSDKKKEYSFKNIFYLFSSKPVIANKLKDNSFRPELFRILALYKLEIVPLRERREDIPILVNFFLTEFTKKYNKSLGKLADDLAQFLRTYHWPANVAQLKNLLEGMVAIASKRTLSLKELPPGFLSDAPLPGGKLQIVPGISLFEYEKNIIEINLQFVDGNREKAAKLLGISERTLYRKIKDLGL, from the coding sequence ATGAAGAACCCTGGGAATAAGAAAAAAGAGCAAGAAATATTAGGAATTTCAAATTCTATCAGGCATCTGAAAGAGAGAATTATTAAACATCCCTCTCCGAACCTGCATACTTTAATTAACGGAGAGGAAGGTACGGGTAGAGACTATGTGGCTGAAATTCTATACCGAAGGTTTGAACACAGCCATCCGATATTTTATAAGATTGATACTTACTCTCTGGAAGATGAATTAAACCTCCTCATTCTGAAATTAGATAAAGAAAAAAAGATCCAAAAGAAACGGGGGGAAAACCCGACTATAGATTCGCTTTGCTTGTATTTGGATAGTATTGAAAACATGTCCGAAAAAGAGCAGAATGTTTTGTATCGTCTTTTAGATAGGGGGCTTTTTCTCTCAGATAAAAAGAAAGAGTATAGCTTTAAAAATATATTCTATTTATTTTCTTCTAAACCGGTAATTGCGAACAAACTCAAAGATAATTCGTTTCGACCGGAACTGTTCCGTATCTTAGCTTTATATAAATTAGAAATTGTACCACTTCGGGAAAGGAGAGAGGACATTCCGATTCTTGTAAATTTTTTCTTAACTGAATTTACAAAAAAATATAATAAAAGCCTGGGAAAACTGGCTGACGATCTGGCCCAGTTTTTACGAACCTATCATTGGCCTGCCAATGTGGCCCAACTAAAAAATCTTTTAGAAGGAATGGTTGCCATTGCTTCCAAAAGAACTCTCAGTTTAAAAGAGCTTCCTCCCGGTTTTCTTTCGGATGCACCTCTGCCGGGTGGAAAACTTCAAATTGTTCCGGGTATAAGTCTTTTCGAATATGAAAAAAATATTATAGAGATCAATCTACAATTTGTAGACGGAAACAGAGAAAAGGCAGCCAAACTTCTGGGAATCTCCGAAAGAACCCTGTATAGGAAAATTAAAGACTTGGGATTGTAG
- a CDS encoding DUF2934 domain-containing protein: MSPDFLRCTGDFCPIKEHCLRYTMLVAGRQDFFGKPPFHSETGTCDYYREDRPDAQRIQEVAYFFWQKEGCPQNKDLEFWLKAEHWLLALNRGEI; the protein is encoded by the coding sequence ATGAGTCCTGATTTTTTAAGATGTACGGGGGACTTTTGTCCAATAAAAGAACATTGTCTGCGTTATACAATGCTTGTGGCCGGGAGGCAGGATTTTTTCGGAAAGCCCCCTTTTCACTCTGAAACGGGTACCTGTGATTATTATAGAGAGGATAGACCGGATGCACAGAGGATACAGGAAGTTGCCTATTTCTTCTGGCAAAAGGAAGGCTGTCCACAAAACAAGGATTTGGAATTCTGGCTGAAAGCTGAACACTGGCTTCTCGCTTTAAACCGGGGAGAAATTTAG
- a CDS encoding crotonase/enoyl-CoA hydratase family protein has protein sequence MKTKFNFFEIVQEGNIAILYLNKPEKRNAMDWDFWSELPDAVAEINGEPSIRAFIIAARGKSFSTGLDIASFTAQFKDILHSKTADSRARLMQLILDMQKGINAVYDSNKSSIAVVHKHCIGGALDLISACDMRYCTSDASFSLREIKVAIVADMGSLNRLPAIIGQGNTRELALTGKDISSAEALRMGLVSNILPSFDEAMDYARKVANEIAENPMFVQVGVKEVMRELTTKTLEEGLRYVALWNSSYLYSHEFDVAMESFHKRKKPEYNKS, from the coding sequence ATGAAAACAAAGTTCAATTTCTTCGAAATCGTGCAGGAAGGAAATATTGCTATCCTTTATCTTAATAAACCTGAAAAACGTAACGCCATGGACTGGGATTTTTGGTCGGAACTCCCGGATGCTGTAGCAGAAATCAATGGAGAGCCTTCTATCCGGGCCTTTATTATCGCTGCCAGGGGAAAATCCTTCTCTACCGGTCTGGACATAGCCAGTTTTACCGCTCAATTCAAAGATATTCTCCACAGTAAAACTGCCGATTCCAGGGCCAGGCTTATGCAGCTTATACTTGATATGCAAAAAGGAATCAATGCTGTTTATGATTCCAATAAGTCTTCGATTGCGGTCGTACATAAACATTGTATTGGTGGGGCGCTTGATCTGATATCCGCCTGCGATATGCGCTACTGCACGTCCGATGCCAGCTTTTCTTTGAGAGAAATTAAAGTGGCTATTGTAGCTGACATGGGAAGCTTGAATCGCCTTCCGGCAATTATAGGACAGGGAAATACGAGGGAATTAGCTTTGACCGGAAAAGACATTTCCTCAGCAGAAGCTTTACGTATGGGTCTTGTTTCTAATATACTTCCGAGCTTTGATGAAGCAATGGATTATGCAAGAAAAGTAGCCAATGAAATTGCTGAAAACCCAATGTTTGTTCAGGTGGGTGTAAAAGAAGTTATGAGAGAACTAACAACAAAAACTTTGGAAGAAGGCCTTCGTTATGTAGCTCTCTGGAATTCGAGTTATTTGTATTCCCACGAGTTTGATGTGGCTATGGAATCATTCCATAAACGGAAAAAACCCGAATACAATAAGTCCTGA
- the nadE gene encoding NAD(+) synthase, producing the protein MKKIKISTISLKTTPLDIEGNRRNIINALQDKQVENSGIILFPELCLTGYGCEDAFYNSHLWKDAMTSLIKILPHTVGKFVVVGLPVFLSPYLYNCAAVICDGKIAGFIPKQNLANTGIHYEKRWFKEGFNEHELVSYYDMHIPFGNYLFELGDVIIGVEICEDSWVMNRTSHLHSQNGANIILSSGASHFSLGKHEIRRQIFLESSRNQNNIFVYSNLNGNEAGKVVFDAGCMVCQNGELLSEGKRYHMSDYEILNTVVDIDLNHHNRSRYFRDSYYDKTKPIRIIQLEYELEDTQEDLNRPIAVQDEDPFEAFSEVVSLGLFDYMRKTKTKGYTLSLSGGADSAACACLAYIMKHRIETELMESEKEKLKLDLSKYLCTIYQGTKNNSDTTKNAAALLAKELGAIHHDIEVDAQVELIVKMMENLLGYELNWKDHDIPLQNVQARVRSPNVWFLANVHNHLLFSTGNRSEGSTGYMTMDGDSSGSVAPLAGVSKEFVLAWLRYLHEGKYKKIGKIEALGSIINLKPSAELKPLSEAQEDEKDLMPYWLLQKIEYEFVVNGRNNREIFEALHPEIKNMSELELMKHIDRFISLFKRSQWKRERVPPSFHLDSYGLDPRYSYRFPILSV; encoded by the coding sequence ATGAAAAAGATAAAAATCAGTACCATCAGTCTCAAAACGACTCCCCTGGATATAGAGGGAAACCGCAGGAATATTATTAATGCCCTGCAGGATAAGCAGGTGGAAAACTCCGGGATTATTCTTTTCCCTGAGCTCTGTCTCACAGGCTATGGTTGTGAAGACGCCTTCTATAATAGTCATCTCTGGAAAGACGCTATGACTTCCCTTATCAAAATCCTTCCCCATACTGTGGGTAAATTTGTCGTAGTGGGCTTACCCGTATTTTTATCTCCTTACCTGTATAACTGTGCAGCTGTCATTTGTGACGGAAAAATAGCCGGTTTTATCCCCAAACAAAATCTTGCCAATACAGGGATACACTACGAGAAACGCTGGTTCAAAGAAGGTTTTAATGAACATGAACTTGTTTCTTATTATGATATGCATATTCCTTTCGGAAATTACCTCTTTGAACTCGGAGACGTTATTATAGGAGTAGAAATTTGTGAAGACTCCTGGGTAATGAATCGAACTTCCCACCTCCATTCTCAGAATGGAGCGAACATCATCCTTTCCTCCGGAGCTTCTCATTTTTCCCTGGGTAAACATGAAATAAGAAGACAAATTTTCTTAGAAAGCTCCCGTAATCAAAACAATATCTTTGTTTATTCTAATTTAAATGGAAACGAAGCGGGAAAGGTTGTTTTTGATGCAGGTTGCATGGTCTGTCAAAATGGAGAATTGTTATCCGAGGGAAAACGCTATCACATGAGCGATTACGAAATCTTGAATACGGTAGTGGATATTGATTTAAATCATCATAACCGTTCAAGATATTTTAGAGATAGCTATTACGATAAGACAAAACCTATTCGGATTATACAACTGGAATATGAATTAGAGGATACACAGGAAGACTTAAATCGACCGATTGCGGTTCAGGATGAAGATCCCTTCGAAGCATTTTCCGAGGTGGTGAGTCTCGGTCTTTTCGACTACATGAGAAAAACAAAGACGAAAGGCTATACCCTCTCTCTTTCCGGTGGTGCGGACAGTGCAGCCTGTGCCTGTCTGGCTTATATCATGAAACACCGAATCGAAACCGAGTTAATGGAAAGTGAGAAAGAAAAACTTAAATTAGATTTATCTAAATATCTCTGTACTATCTACCAGGGAACGAAAAATAACTCGGATACAACAAAAAATGCAGCGGCCCTACTCGCTAAAGAACTGGGTGCTATTCACCACGATATAGAAGTAGATGCACAGGTTGAACTGATAGTAAAGATGATGGAAAACCTACTCGGATACGAACTGAATTGGAAAGACCATGACATCCCCTTACAAAATGTGCAGGCAAGGGTGCGCTCTCCGAATGTCTGGTTTTTAGCCAATGTGCACAATCATTTACTCTTTTCTACAGGAAATAGAAGTGAAGGCTCAACCGGTTACATGACTATGGATGGGGACTCTTCGGGTTCTGTGGCTCCCCTGGCCGGCGTTAGCAAAGAGTTTGTTCTGGCCTGGCTTCGCTACCTGCATGAGGGAAAGTATAAAAAAATTGGAAAAATAGAGGCTCTCGGTTCCATTATAAATCTGAAACCCAGTGCAGAATTAAAACCTTTATCGGAAGCCCAGGAAGACGAGAAAGATTTGATGCCCTACTGGTTATTGCAAAAAATCGAATATGAATTTGTAGTGAACGGAAGGAATAACAGAGAGATCTTTGAAGCCCTGCATCCTGAAATTAAGAATATGAGTGAGTTAGAACTCATGAAGCATATTGACCGCTTCATTTCTCTTTTTAAACGTTCCCAGTGGAAAAGAGAGAGAGTTCCGCCTTCTTTCCACCTCGATTCTTACGGTCTGGATCCGAGGTACAGTTATCGTTTTCCAATTTTATCGGTATAA
- a CDS encoding DNA repair protein — protein MKDPRSRVLKNPESLEEWELIAILLGKGSRGYSVEELSRTLLARFNGLYNLLNTPVSVLEKELGMGKAKIANLYAAREIVNRLKLFGLFHQESRSGDFYSIIELLLLRSRREVRECFFLLTFDCEDKLINLELIARGSLREVGIYCRDLVKLILDDGAASAIISHNHPGHSCLPSPEDLELFQNLYSLLSQLEVELKDQWILGNNGVFSCKEMKELRSIYRHSYHPSSVLPFPDVA, from the coding sequence ATGAAAGATCCCCGCTCAAGGGTATTAAAAAACCCGGAGAGCCTCGAAGAATGGGAATTAATAGCTATACTCCTCGGCAAGGGAAGCCGGGGGTACAGTGTGGAGGAGCTATCTCGTACCCTTCTGGCTCGTTTTAATGGTCTTTATAACCTTCTGAATACACCGGTCAGTGTACTGGAAAAAGAATTGGGAATGGGAAAAGCAAAAATTGCCAATCTTTATGCAGCCCGCGAAATCGTGAATCGTCTCAAACTCTTTGGTTTGTTTCATCAAGAAAGCAGGTCCGGAGATTTTTATAGTATCATAGAACTTCTATTACTTCGTTCGAGAAGGGAAGTTCGAGAATGTTTCTTTTTATTAACTTTCGATTGTGAAGATAAACTGATTAACCTCGAACTGATTGCAAGGGGAAGTCTTCGAGAGGTTGGAATCTACTGCCGGGACCTGGTAAAACTTATTCTGGATGATGGGGCTGCTTCTGCTATTATTTCGCATAACCATCCCGGACATTCTTGCCTGCCAAGCCCTGAAGACCTCGAATTATTCCAAAACCTGTATTCTCTTCTTTCTCAACTTGAAGTCGAGCTTAAAGACCAGTGGATTCTGGGAAACAATGGAGTTTTTTCCTGTAAGGAGATGAAAGAATTAAGGAGTATTTACCGCCACTCCTACCATCCTTCTTCTGTATTACCTTTTCCTGATGTCGCATAA
- a CDS encoding N-acetylmuramoyl-L-alanine amidase: MSLKNQIFFFPYFLFLSFFELYPQNLSIVEKPIPVAPKERLKLIREYADLHYGKGFIRADGKIEPRFIVIHSTETQDFSSTYQIFNGNRLQGREDIRSGGNYNVGTPFVVDKDGTIYRIFPEILMGRHCIGLNHISIGIENVGFHAKGLSEKQLEANLALVEHLLKKYPKIEFLIGHYEYTDCEKNPFFKEKMRDYRTEKTDPGKDFLQKLRIRLRNKGITLKSCSPKA; this comes from the coding sequence ATGAGTCTAAAAAATCAAATCTTTTTCTTTCCTTATTTTCTTTTTCTTTCTTTTTTTGAGCTTTATCCCCAGAATCTATCTATTGTCGAAAAACCTATTCCCGTTGCTCCGAAAGAAAGACTCAAACTCATCCGGGAATATGCAGATTTACACTACGGAAAGGGCTTTATAAGGGCTGATGGAAAAATAGAACCTCGTTTCATCGTGATTCATTCAACCGAAACTCAGGATTTTTCTTCCACCTATCAAATTTTTAACGGGAATCGACTTCAGGGTAGAGAGGACATTCGTTCCGGTGGAAACTATAATGTGGGAACACCTTTTGTTGTAGATAAAGATGGGACTATTTACCGGATTTTTCCGGAAATTCTTATGGGAAGGCATTGTATTGGCCTGAATCACATCAGTATAGGAATAGAAAATGTCGGATTTCATGCGAAGGGCCTAAGTGAAAAGCAGTTAGAAGCGAACCTGGCGCTGGTCGAACATCTTTTAAAAAAATATCCAAAAATAGAATTTCTCATAGGCCATTATGAGTATACAGACTGTGAAAAAAATCCCTTCTTCAAAGAAAAAATGCGAGATTATCGAACCGAAAAAACGGATCCCGGAAAAGATTTTTTACAAAAGCTCCGGATAAGATTGAGAAATAAGGGAATTACTTTAAAAAGTTGTAGTCCGAAAGCTTGA
- a CDS encoding cytochrome-c peroxidase, which produces MRISILVFSLFVFIINCGPSEKMKDLKKKAESFGAIPAKMPGSENDTQDLIDLGKKLFFEKKLSVNDTQSCNSCHDVLNKKGGVDNEPTSPGALGKRGDRNSPTVLNAGYHTAQFWDGRVADLIGQAKGPITNPIEMGMLNEAVVEEKITSIADYKPLFEKAFPKDEKKISYDNIAKAIAAFERTLKTNDRFDDFIRGDFKALTEAELKGFETFMAKGCQSCHNGPLFGGNSFRKLGQVKPYETEDLGRFNVSKKEEDKFVFKVPSLRNIALTAPYFHDGKVKTLEDAVKLMGTHQLGIELKDNEIKEIVTFLNSLTDKNKER; this is translated from the coding sequence ATGAGAATAAGTATTTTGGTTTTTAGCCTCTTTGTATTTATTATAAATTGCGGGCCCTCAGAAAAGATGAAAGATTTGAAAAAAAAAGCTGAATCTTTCGGGGCAATTCCGGCAAAAATGCCCGGTTCAGAAAATGATACCCAGGATTTAATCGATCTCGGAAAAAAGCTGTTTTTTGAGAAGAAGCTTTCGGTTAACGATACACAATCCTGCAATAGCTGTCATGATGTTCTGAATAAGAAAGGCGGAGTAGATAACGAACCTACTTCTCCGGGAGCACTGGGAAAACGTGGAGACAGAAACTCTCCTACCGTTTTAAATGCCGGTTATCACACAGCTCAATTCTGGGACGGAAGAGTAGCTGACTTAATCGGGCAAGCCAAAGGACCGATTACGAACCCGATTGAAATGGGCATGTTAAATGAAGCTGTAGTAGAAGAAAAAATTACTTCTATAGCAGACTACAAACCCCTTTTCGAAAAAGCTTTCCCCAAAGATGAGAAAAAGATCTCTTATGATAATATAGCAAAAGCGATTGCTGCTTTTGAAAGAACTCTGAAAACCAATGACAGGTTTGATGATTTTATTCGCGGAGATTTTAAGGCTCTAACTGAAGCAGAACTCAAAGGCTTTGAAACTTTCATGGCAAAGGGCTGCCAGTCCTGTCACAACGGTCCGCTTTTCGGGGGAAATTCTTTCCGCAAATTAGGCCAGGTAAAACCATACGAAACAGAGGATCTCGGAAGATTTAATGTAAGCAAAAAGGAAGAAGATAAATTTGTATTTAAAGTTCCTTCTTTAAGAAACATTGCATTAACAGCCCCTTATTTCCATGATGGCAAGGTAAAAACTCTCGAAGATGCTGTAAAACTAATGGGAACTCACCAGTTAGGAATCGAGTTGAAAGATAATGAAATTAAAGAAATTGTTACTTTCTTAAATAGCTTAACAGATAAGAATAAAGAAAGATAG
- a CDS encoding response regulator, translating into MEKAVYKILLADDDPFLRSTMKQVLSSEDPYIFYEAENGQEAIQIATHKMPDLIIMDWIMPEMDGIAAIKKIASYKETKQIPIILCSAREVDLKECKAFLEAGAVDFIQKPVKFAELFSRVRAMLNLSQSIKTIKEQKSDLEIYQNHLQELVDMKTRELKNANAKLTAYQSALNTSAAIVYTDRNGTITSVNDTFCKISQYKAEEIIGKNPRVMKSDVHPREFFEDLWKTILSGRVWKGEICNAAKDGSTYWLDTTIIPFVDEKGEPFQFLAIRFDNTVQKKAREGINQALIKEIELNKLKTAFISTASHEFKNPLATIQSCAEIIALLAKKQLDAETSGNFQKYIDRIIYGVEKINTLLNDILLLGRADSGRIQFNPIKTNLAPLIQKIMENDFSQYERVKDIDLEEEGDIRMISVDPVLFGHIISNLLSNALKYSQDKKAPEIKIEYQETEVKIHITDFGIGILKSEQEQIFSSFFRGSNTKKIVGTGLGLVIARQMVELHSGTISFESLPGEKTTFTVSFPSL; encoded by the coding sequence ATGGAAAAAGCAGTTTATAAGATCTTACTGGCAGATGATGACCCATTTTTGCGCTCAACTATGAAGCAGGTTCTCTCCAGCGAAGATCCCTATATTTTCTACGAGGCAGAAAACGGACAGGAAGCTATTCAAATTGCCACTCATAAAATGCCCGACCTCATAATTATGGATTGGATTATGCCCGAAATGGATGGCATTGCTGCTATAAAAAAAATCGCTTCCTATAAAGAAACCAAACAAATCCCGATTATTCTTTGTTCGGCAAGAGAAGTAGATTTGAAAGAATGCAAAGCTTTCCTCGAAGCTGGAGCTGTGGATTTTATCCAAAAACCCGTAAAATTTGCCGAGTTATTTTCCAGGGTTCGAGCCATGTTAAATCTCTCGCAGTCCATTAAAACAATAAAAGAACAAAAATCCGATCTGGAGATTTATCAAAATCATCTACAGGAGTTAGTGGATATGAAAACCCGGGAATTAAAAAATGCAAATGCCAAACTTACTGCTTACCAATCTGCCCTGAATACTTCTGCTGCTATTGTATATACAGACAGAAATGGAACCATTACTTCAGTTAATGATACTTTCTGTAAGATTTCTCAGTATAAAGCAGAAGAAATTATCGGGAAAAATCCGAGGGTGATGAAATCTGATGTTCATCCGAGGGAATTTTTTGAAGATTTATGGAAAACAATTCTTTCCGGTAGGGTCTGGAAAGGAGAAATTTGTAATGCAGCAAAAGATGGTTCCACGTACTGGCTTGATACAACTATCATTCCTTTTGTTGATGAAAAGGGAGAGCCCTTTCAGTTTCTTGCCATTCGTTTTGATAATACGGTACAGAAGAAGGCAAGAGAAGGAATTAACCAGGCTTTGATAAAAGAGATCGAATTGAATAAGTTAAAAACCGCATTTATCTCGACTGCATCGCATGAATTTAAAAACCCCCTCGCTACCATACAATCCTGTGCAGAAATCATTGCCCTGCTGGCAAAAAAGCAGCTCGATGCAGAAACCAGTGGAAATTTTCAGAAATACATTGATAGAATTATATACGGAGTGGAAAAAATCAATACCCTTTTAAATGATATTCTTTTACTCGGCAGGGCTGATTCGGGAAGAATCCAATTCAATCCAATTAAGACAAATTTAGCTCCTCTTATCCAAAAAATAATGGAAAATGATTTCTCCCAGTATGAGAGGGTGAAGGATATTGATTTAGAAGAGGAAGGAGATATTCGGATGATCTCGGTCGATCCGGTTCTTTTTGGTCATATTATTAGTAATCTCTTAAGTAATGCCCTGAAGTATTCTCAGGATAAAAAGGCTCCTGAAATAAAGATAGAGTATCAGGAAACAGAAGTGAAAATTCATATAACAGATTTTGGAATCGGAATTCTCAAATCCGAACAGGAGCAGATTTTTTCTTCTTTTTTTAGGGGAAGTAATACAAAAAAAATTGTCGGAACCGGACTCGGTCTTGTTATCGCCAGACAAATGGTTGAATTACATTCAGGAACTATTTCCTTTGAGAGCTTGCCCGGAGAAAAAACCACCTTTACAGTATCTTTTCCGAGTCTTTAG
- the lepB gene encoding signal peptidase I, producing MKNKANNTEKEEKVEKKKEGGSTRSLIFMLLLVFAFKSSFLDANNIPSGSMIPTLKIGDFLFVNKMRYSFRMPFTEDEVFRFDNPKRGDIVTFAPPPSAMPGEYYGETFSRRVLRKIMPSLFSKRFVKRVLGMPGDKIRFSTRSIKDIKGKVINYTILEYQEKGSKEFKDYSPVAIEPGNELKDLDNVWAMDKSLFLEKKQNFQHFVLEGEGRGNFRFLFAHCEMDKAGIREETIPDDYSTGNIEFLKSYCNNERIGTIPDDYYLVMGDNREDSSDSRYWGLVKREDILGKAMVIYLSINWKDSKCSQLYTRAIHGLPVDDVDEKELLKICHPSELNVQEPERGFRVLKSWIEKTLWYRFARMEFRWKRIGKILK from the coding sequence ATGAAAAATAAAGCCAACAATACAGAAAAAGAAGAAAAGGTAGAAAAAAAGAAAGAGGGGGGTTCGACCCGTTCCTTGATTTTTATGCTTCTTCTGGTTTTTGCATTTAAATCCAGTTTTCTGGATGCAAATAATATTCCCTCAGGTTCCATGATTCCAACCTTAAAGATTGGAGATTTTCTTTTTGTAAATAAAATGCGGTATTCGTTTCGAATGCCTTTTACGGAAGACGAAGTATTTCGTTTTGATAACCCTAAAAGGGGGGATATTGTTACTTTCGCTCCTCCTCCCTCCGCTATGCCCGGTGAATACTACGGAGAAACTTTTAGCAGACGGGTTCTTCGGAAAATAATGCCGAGTTTATTCTCCAAGCGCTTTGTGAAACGCGTATTAGGAATGCCGGGAGACAAAATTCGATTCAGCACAAGAAGTATCAAAGATATAAAAGGAAAAGTTATAAACTATACGATTCTCGAATACCAGGAAAAAGGCTCAAAAGAATTTAAAGATTATAGCCCGGTTGCTATTGAACCGGGTAATGAGTTGAAGGATCTGGATAACGTATGGGCAATGGACAAATCACTCTTCTTGGAGAAAAAACAGAACTTCCAGCACTTTGTTTTAGAAGGGGAAGGTCGGGGTAATTTTCGATTTCTATTTGCTCATTGCGAAATGGATAAAGCCGGAATCCGGGAAGAAACGATACCGGATGATTATAGTACAGGAAATATTGAATTTTTAAAGTCTTATTGTAATAACGAAAGAATAGGGACTATACCGGATGACTATTATCTTGTAATGGGAGATAACCGGGAGGATTCCAGCGATTCACGGTACTGGGGTCTTGTCAAACGAGAAGATATATTAGGAAAAGCTATGGTTATTTATCTTTCTATAAACTGGAAAGACAGTAAATGTAGCCAGTTGTATACAAGAGCTATTCACGGACTACCCGTAGATGATGTGGATGAAAAAGAACTGCTTAAAATCTGCCATCCTTCGGAGTTGAATGTTCAGGAGCCGGAAAGAGGCTTTCGAGTTCTGAAGTCCTGGATAGAAAAAACCCTATGGTACCGCTTTGCCCGGATGGAATTTAGATGGAAGAGAATCGGAAAAATCCTGAAGTAG
- a CDS encoding AtpZ/AtpI family protein: MEENRKNPEVENFGTKKVSARSLWELSSLGIEMGVIMAGFAFLGQYLDRKFGYAPYLLLACSFVGFFAGIYIVIKRVKEASK; this comes from the coding sequence ATGGAAGAGAATCGGAAAAATCCTGAAGTAGAAAATTTCGGAACCAAAAAAGTATCGGCCCGTTCCCTCTGGGAACTTTCTTCTCTCGGAATTGAGATGGGGGTTATCATGGCAGGCTTTGCTTTTTTAGGTCAGTACCTTGATAGAAAATTTGGATATGCACCTTACCTATTGTTAGCGTGCAGCTTTGTAGGTTTTTTTGCAGGTATTTATATAGTAATTAAAAGAGTAAAGGAAGCAAGTAAATGA